The nucleotide sequence TCACAACTACTGAATGAAGACCTCGACCGATGCATTGCTGAACACCGGAGGATTACTGACCGCTTTCCCAGGTACGACGCACTTCACAGGCACTCGTAACGCACACATCCTTGCTGGCATCTTTGATGGCCTGATTGTCTCCAAGAGCCTTCTGATACATGGTTCGCCCAGCCTCCGTCGGGTACTGCGTATTCACGCAGGCCTGACATAACGATTCGGCAGGTAGTCCGACGCAGCGTGCCAGCGCGTCGACGGGCAGGTAGTGCAGAGAATCCGCTCCGATATCGTCGGCAATCGCCTGTTCTTCTTCCCGGGTAATCACGGTGCCCGCCATGAACTTCGGAGCATGGAGCTCTCCGATGGTGGACATGTCGATGCCATAAAAACACGGAGCGATAATCGGAGGACACGCGATTCGGACGTGAATTTCCTTCGCCCTGCCGCGGACCCGCAGCAGCTCTACCAGCTCTTTCAGTGTCGTGGCCCGGACAATCGAATCATCTACCAGCAGCACGCGTTTGCCTTCCAGAACTTCCGGAAGTGGCGTGTACTTCATTCGCACTTTGTCAGCGCGGTTGTTTCCTTCGATGAAAGTTCGGCCGATGTAGCGGTTGCGGATTAAACCTTCCAGGGATGGTACCTTCAGCTCGAATGCCATCGCGTCCGCAGCGGCTTTCGCTGTATCCGGAACGGGTACAACAATCACATCGTCCTGAATGTCCAGCGATTCGTTATTTGCCAGTTCTTCACCCAGACGCTTTCGCGACAGATACACGCCCGCGTTGTCGAAAGTTGATCCCGCATTCGCAAAATAGATCCACTCGAAGAAACAGTGCGCGCGACGAGGGCTTTCGGCAAATTGTTCCAGCCGAATGCCATTCTCGTCGACAATCACTGCATAGCCGGGAGGCACATTCTTGACGTTTTCATCAGCGAATCCGAGGTGTGTCAGTGCGACGCTTTCGCTGGCCGCGGCAAACAACGAACCTTCGATCGCGTAACAAAGTGGGCGAATTCCCAGCGGATCACGAGAAACGAACATCTGTCCGCGCGCGTTCAGGTAGACGATGTTCCAGGAACCGTCAACACGGGCGGAAATTTTCTTCAGCAACTCGATCGGCTGAATTTCTGCATCCAGCGACAGTTCATGCGAAATCAGATGATTCAGGACTTCCGTATCGGTTTCGCGTGCCAGATGAAAGTCTGTCGAATCAAGAATCTCTTCCTTCAATTCCAGGTAGTTGGCCAGCTGGCCATTGAATGCAAAGCTGAACCATTTGCTCCGTGCGATGTGATGCCGTTCAAACGGCTGTGCGTAACTGCGATCGTCCTTGCCACACGTCGCATATCGAACGTGGCCGATCGCCGCATGCCCTGCGTACTCGTCCATCAGTTCGTTGTAGAGTTCGCTGCGGTTCATCCGAAATACTTCGGACACTCCACCAACATCCTTGTGCGTGTCGATTAACTGAGGCCGACCGGGGCTGTAGGTGGTAAAACCGGCGGCCAGCTGCCCCCTGTTTTGCATATCCAGAAGCATACCGGGGATCAGTCGCGACGCGCGATTGATCCTTCCACCCGGCACCAGCGGACTCACCGCATCGGACTTCAGATGATAAACGGCAGCAATGCCGCATTCGTGGTAAAGTTCTTCCATGCCGAAATAATCAGTCGGTTAGATTTCGTATTCGGTCGTTTCAGCGACGGCGAATGCCCTGCAACCGACCACCATCTGCCCGGCAGGCAAATGATCATTCGTCAATTGTTCAGGAGTTACTCTGGCCGGCGCGAAAGAAAGGCGTCGATTGGAAGACTGATGATAGTGTCGGATCGGCTCGATTAAAAATGACCCGGTGCGATGGCTTCCACATTCCCCAACTCACGAATCAGTGGGTGAGTATTTTTCCATGTATCCGGCCATCTTTAGTTTCCGGACCGTGCTGTCGGACGTCATGTACCGGATTTTG is from Planctomycetaceae bacterium and encodes:
- a CDS encoding amidophosphoribosyltransferase, with the translated sequence MEELYHECGIAAVYHLKSDAVSPLVPGGRINRASRLIPGMLLDMQNRGQLAAGFTTYSPGRPQLIDTHKDVGGVSEVFRMNRSELYNELMDEYAGHAAIGHVRYATCGKDDRSYAQPFERHHIARSKWFSFAFNGQLANYLELKEEILDSTDFHLARETDTEVLNHLISHELSLDAEIQPIELLKKISARVDGSWNIVYLNARGQMFVSRDPLGIRPLCYAIEGSLFAAASESVALTHLGFADENVKNVPPGYAVIVDENGIRLEQFAESPRRAHCFFEWIYFANAGSTFDNAGVYLSRKRLGEELANNESLDIQDDVIVVPVPDTAKAAADAMAFELKVPSLEGLIRNRYIGRTFIEGNNRADKVRMKYTPLPEVLEGKRVLLVDDSIVRATTLKELVELLRVRGRAKEIHVRIACPPIIAPCFYGIDMSTIGELHAPKFMAGTVITREEEQAIADDIGADSLHYLPVDALARCVGLPAESLCQACVNTQYPTEAGRTMYQKALGDNQAIKDASKDVCVTSACEVRRTWESGQ